In one window of Janthinobacterium sp. 1_2014MBL_MicDiv DNA:
- the orn gene encoding oligoribonuclease: protein MSQATDLTASAPAPVVPARPNEMNLVWVDMEMTGLEPDTDRIIEVAVVVTDMHLNLLAEGPVFVIHQSDETLNKMDAWNKGTHGRSGLIDKVKASTVTEAQAEAELIAFLKKYVPAGKSPMCGNTIGQDRRFMVRGMPKLEAFFHYRNVDVSTLKELCKRWKPEIATGFKKHQKHTALADILESIEELKYYREHFIKL, encoded by the coding sequence ATGTCACAAGCGACCGACTTAACCGCATCCGCCCCCGCCCCCGTCGTCCCGGCACGTCCAAATGAGATGAACCTGGTCTGGGTCGACATGGAAATGACGGGCCTGGAGCCCGATACCGACCGCATCATCGAGGTGGCGGTGGTAGTGACGGACATGCATTTGAACCTGCTGGCCGAAGGCCCCGTGTTCGTGATCCATCAATCGGATGAAACCCTGAACAAGATGGATGCCTGGAACAAGGGCACGCACGGCCGCTCGGGGCTGATCGACAAGGTCAAGGCGTCGACCGTGACGGAAGCGCAGGCGGAAGCGGAATTGATCGCCTTCCTGAAGAAATACGTGCCAGCTGGCAAGTCGCCCATGTGCGGCAACACCATCGGCCAGGACCGCCGCTTCATGGTGCGCGGCATGCCGAAGCTGGAAGCGTTCTTCCACTATCGCAATGTTGATGTATCGACACTGAAGGAGCTGTGCAAGCGCTGGAAGCCGGAAATCGCCACCGGTTTCAAGAAGCACCAGAAGCACACGGCCCTGGCCGACATCCTGGAATCGATCGAAGAACTGAAGTACTACCGCGAGCACTTCATCAAGCTGTAA
- a CDS encoding M48 family metallopeptidase — MYSLAFSILFVSVLVLTLAVRFWLASRQIRHVLAHRAFVPPEFAEKIPLAAHQKAADYTVAKTKFGLLTLLVNYAVLIGFTLLGGLQWLALYLHALTGPGSPMLYQIGLIVAFAAISGLIDLPFDYYRQFVLEQRFGFNTMPRKLFFTDMFKGVGLGAAIGLPLIWVVLTLMAKSGDLWWLYAWFVWSGFQLLMMVLFPTVIAPLFNKFTPLADDALKSRIEGLMQRVGFASKGLFVMDGSKRSAHGNAYFSGFGANKRIVFFDTLLSRLAPQEIEAVLAHELGHFKLKHIVKRIAMMFVISLGFLALLGYLKTQPWFYAGLGVDPVALALTGQPTDALALLLFMLALPVFTFLLGPLTSLSSRKHEFEADAFAATHTQADDLVSALVKMYEDNASTLTPDPLHSAFYDSHPPASVRIRHLKGAAA, encoded by the coding sequence ATGTATTCACTCGCGTTTTCGATTTTGTTTGTATCCGTCCTCGTTTTGACGCTCGCCGTGCGCTTCTGGCTCGCCTCGCGGCAGATCCGCCACGTGCTCGCGCACCGCGCCTTTGTGCCGCCGGAATTCGCGGAAAAGATCCCGCTGGCCGCGCACCAGAAGGCGGCCGACTACACGGTGGCGAAGACCAAGTTCGGCCTGCTGACCCTGCTGGTCAACTATGCCGTGCTGATCGGCTTTACCCTGCTCGGTGGCCTGCAGTGGCTGGCGCTGTATCTGCATGCATTGACGGGACCGGGCTCGCCCATGCTGTACCAGATCGGCCTGATCGTCGCCTTTGCCGCCATTTCCGGCCTGATCGACCTGCCCTTCGATTATTACCGCCAGTTTGTGCTGGAACAACGTTTCGGCTTCAACACCATGCCGCGCAAGCTGTTCTTTACCGATATGTTCAAGGGCGTGGGCCTGGGCGCTGCCATCGGCCTGCCCCTGATCTGGGTCGTGCTGACGCTGATGGCCAAGTCGGGCGACCTGTGGTGGCTGTACGCCTGGTTCGTCTGGAGCGGCTTCCAGCTGCTGATGATGGTGCTGTTTCCGACCGTCATCGCCCCGCTGTTCAACAAATTCACGCCGCTGGCCGACGACGCGCTGAAAAGCCGCATCGAAGGCTTGATGCAGCGCGTGGGCTTCGCCTCGAAAGGCCTGTTCGTCATGGACGGCTCGAAACGCAGCGCCCACGGCAACGCGTATTTCTCGGGTTTCGGCGCCAACAAGCGCATCGTCTTCTTCGATACGCTGCTGTCGCGCCTGGCGCCGCAGGAAATCGAAGCGGTGCTGGCGCATGAACTGGGCCACTTCAAGCTCAAGCACATCGTCAAGCGCATCGCCATGATGTTCGTCATTTCGCTGGGCTTCCTGGCCCTGCTTGGCTACCTGAAGACGCAGCCGTGGTTTTATGCGGGCCTGGGCGTCGATCCTGTCGCGCTGGCGCTCACTGGCCAGCCGACGGATGCGCTGGCCCTGCTGCTGTTCATGCTGGCCCTGCCCGTCTTCACCTTCCTGCTGGGACCGCTGACCTCGCTCAGCTCGCGCAAGCACGAATTCGAGGCCGATGCCTTTGCCGCCACGCACACGCAGGCGGACGACCTGGTGTCGGCGCTCGTGAAAATGTACGAAGACAATGCGTCGACCCTGACGCCCGACCCGCTGCACTCGGCCTTCTACGACTCGCATCCGCCGGCCAGCGTGCGCATCCGCCACCTGAAAGGGGCTGCCGCATGA
- a CDS encoding 4a-hydroxytetrahydrobiopterin dehydratase: MNTPSTTQDLAQLSCAPRQQALGDTDIATLGALLPQWRVQNGKLCRDFGFKNYYQTLAFVNALAYMTHTQDHHPELIITYKTCAVRYDTHSVNQGAGGLSENDFICAAKADLIYYSGATTP; encoded by the coding sequence ATGAATACGCCATCGACTACGCAAGACCTGGCCCAGCTATCGTGCGCGCCGCGCCAGCAGGCGCTGGGCGACACCGACATCGCCACGCTGGGCGCCCTGCTGCCGCAGTGGCGCGTGCAAAACGGCAAGCTGTGCCGCGACTTCGGCTTCAAGAATTACTACCAGACCCTGGCGTTCGTCAACGCCCTGGCCTATATGACCCATACACAAGATCACCATCCGGAGCTCATCATTACTTACAAAACCTGCGCCGTGCGCTACGACACGCATTCGGTCAACCAGGGCGCCGGCGGCCTGTCGGAAAACGACTTCATCTGCGCCGCCAAGGCTGACCTCATTTACTACAGCGGCGCGACCACACCATGA
- the rsgA gene encoding ribosome small subunit-dependent GTPase A — translation MSDAKLETKLTGVIIAAHGRHYLADVDGAKLQCVTRGKKTNVAVGDIVHVTRTSNDQAVIDRIEERKTLLYRSDQYKSKLLAANLTQLFIVVATEPGFADDLISRSLVAADAAGIEARIILNKTDVTASLDKTRERLLPYSSLGYPVHEVSARAEPEHAVATLAPLLAGQSSILIGQSGMGKSSLINLLVPDADIAVREISAALDTGKHTTTFTRLYKLDELGANSSIIDSPGFQEFGLYHLSEGMLERAFREFQPYLGGCKFYNCRHLIEPQCAILQAMAEGKIAKMRHTLYGQLLHESAQTLY, via the coding sequence ATGAGCGACGCAAAGCTGGAAACCAAGCTGACCGGCGTCATCATCGCCGCCCACGGCCGCCACTACCTGGCCGACGTGGATGGCGCCAAGCTGCAATGCGTGACGCGCGGCAAGAAAACCAATGTGGCCGTGGGCGATATCGTGCACGTGACGCGCACCTCCAACGACCAGGCCGTCATCGACCGCATCGAGGAACGCAAGACCCTGCTGTACCGCTCGGACCAGTACAAATCGAAATTGCTGGCCGCCAACCTGACGCAGCTGTTCATCGTCGTGGCGACGGAACCGGGCTTTGCCGACGACCTGATCTCGCGCTCGCTGGTGGCGGCCGACGCGGCCGGCATCGAGGCGCGCATCATCCTCAACAAGACGGACGTGACGGCCTCGCTGGACAAGACCCGCGAACGCCTGCTGCCGTATTCTTCGCTCGGCTATCCCGTGCATGAAGTCTCGGCACGCGCCGAACCCGAGCACGCGGTGGCCACCCTGGCACCGCTGCTGGCGGGCCAGTCGTCCATCCTCATCGGCCAGTCGGGCATGGGCAAGTCGTCGCTGATCAACCTGCTGGTGCCGGACGCCGACATCGCCGTGCGCGAAATCTCGGCCGCGCTCGACACGGGCAAGCACACGACGACGTTTACGCGCCTGTACAAGCTCGACGAGCTGGGCGCGAACAGTTCCATCATCGATTCGCCAGGCTTCCAGGAATTCGGCCTGTACCACCTGTCCGAAGGCATGCTGGAGCGGGCCTTCCGCGAATTCCAGCCCTACCTGGGCGGCTGCAAGTTTTATAACTGCCGCCACCTGATCGAGCCGCAGTGTGCGATCCTGCAAGCCATGGCTGAAGGAAAAATCGCCAAGATGCGCCATACCCTGTATGGCCAGCTGCTGCACGAATCGGCGCAAACGCTGTACTGA